One Thalassotalea hakodatensis DNA segment encodes these proteins:
- the cyaY gene encoding iron donor protein CyaY — MNDTQYNLMADDLLLTLEEAIEDCGIDIDYEGVGGMLTLTFKNASKIIINKQAPLHEIWVATKFNGHHFHYDNEQWIDKRGGGEFWQFISDAVTKQADAHVTLSAQ, encoded by the coding sequence ATGAACGATACACAGTACAATTTAATGGCAGACGACCTATTACTGACACTTGAAGAAGCGATAGAAGACTGCGGTATTGATATCGATTATGAAGGTGTTGGTGGTATGCTAACGTTAACCTTCAAAAATGCCAGTAAAATCATCATTAATAAGCAAGCGCCATTGCATGAAATTTGGGTTGCTACCAAATTTAACGGTCATCATTTTCACTATGACAATGAACAATGGATCGACAAACGCGGTGGTGGTGAATTTTGGCAATTTATCTCAGACGCTGTAACTAAACAAGCAGACGCACACGTGACTTTAAGCGCACAATAA
- the hemC gene encoding hydroxymethylbilane synthase: MTQPIIRIATRKSALALWQAEYVKAQLEHFHQNITVELVPMTTKGDIILDTPLAKVGGKGLFIKELEVAILENKADIAVHSMKDVPVEFPEGLGLEVICPREDPRDAFVSNTVNSVEELPQGAVVGTSSLRRESQLRAMRPDLVIRSLRGNVNTRLAKLDAGEFDAIVLASAGLIRLKMLDRIRQYIAPEVMLPANGQGAVGIECRTDDEHVKALLAPLECAETRTRVLAERAMNAKLEGGCQVPIGSYATLEGSTIYLRGLVGAVDGSKIISDEVTGQADQAESLGNTLAEKLLAQGADNILKQVYEQ, translated from the coding sequence ATGACACAACCTATCATTCGTATCGCCACACGAAAAAGTGCTTTAGCACTTTGGCAAGCAGAGTATGTAAAAGCTCAACTTGAACATTTTCATCAAAACATTACTGTTGAACTTGTACCTATGACGACAAAAGGTGATATTATTTTAGATACGCCCTTAGCGAAAGTTGGCGGTAAAGGATTATTTATCAAAGAGTTAGAAGTGGCAATTTTAGAAAACAAAGCGGATATTGCCGTTCACTCAATGAAAGACGTGCCCGTTGAGTTTCCTGAGGGGCTAGGTTTGGAAGTTATTTGTCCGCGTGAAGATCCTCGCGATGCGTTCGTTTCAAATACTGTCAATAGCGTTGAAGAATTACCACAAGGTGCTGTTGTAGGTACGTCAAGTTTACGCCGTGAAAGCCAATTACGAGCGATGCGTCCTGATCTCGTTATTCGAAGCTTACGTGGCAATGTTAACACCCGTCTTGCTAAACTCGATGCTGGAGAGTTTGACGCTATCGTATTAGCCTCAGCAGGTCTAATTCGATTAAAAATGTTAGACCGCATTCGTCAATACATTGCGCCAGAAGTCATGTTACCCGCCAATGGTCAAGGTGCTGTAGGCATTGAATGTAGAACAGACGATGAACACGTTAAGGCATTATTGGCGCCTTTAGAATGCGCAGAAACACGTACTAGAGTGTTAGCCGAACGTGCAATGAATGCTAAATTAGAGGGTGGTTGTCAGGTCCCTATTGGGAGCTACGCGACACTTGAAGGTTCAACAATTTATTTACGCGGATTGGTCGGCGCGGTAGACGGCAGTAAAATCATCAGTGATGAAGTTACCGGACAAGCCGACCAAGCCGAATCATTAGGCAATACTTTAGCCGAGAAATTACTCGCGCAAGGTGCTGACAACATTTTAAAACAGGTATATGAACAGTAA
- a CDS encoding uroporphyrinogen-III synthase codes for MNSNLYVLNTRPEPACWQLQQALNSAGINNLCQPLLAYQDKGDGTQLESLINTFQPNIVIFISQAAVESAHNSYALSHWLMQDTSIIAVGEKTQQCLKNLGYQAICPTQHNSEGMLALPELAAEKVVNQHVLIIRGDGGREHLAQSLIKRGANVDYFESYQRNWLNIAAEQDKVWKNKQINAMVITSESQLIRMVDVLKPMDDYWTQHCTYIVPSKRVANTASALGLRNILISNGASDNAIVTTLKGME; via the coding sequence ATGAACAGTAACCTGTATGTGCTAAATACCCGCCCTGAACCCGCCTGTTGGCAATTACAACAGGCGCTTAATTCAGCGGGTATCAATAATTTATGTCAGCCATTACTAGCATATCAAGATAAAGGTGATGGCACGCAGCTTGAGTCGTTAATCAACACGTTTCAACCCAATATTGTTATTTTTATTAGCCAAGCAGCGGTTGAGTCTGCACATAATAGCTATGCGTTATCTCATTGGCTGATGCAAGATACCTCTATTATTGCCGTAGGTGAAAAAACTCAACAATGTCTGAAAAACCTCGGTTACCAAGCAATATGTCCAACACAACACAACAGTGAAGGTATGCTAGCATTACCTGAACTTGCAGCAGAAAAGGTTGTGAATCAACATGTATTAATTATACGCGGGGACGGCGGTAGAGAACATTTAGCACAATCATTAATTAAGCGTGGGGCTAACGTAGATTATTTTGAAAGTTATCAACGAAATTGGCTTAATATTGCCGCAGAACAAGACAAAGTCTGGAAAAATAAGCAAATTAACGCTATGGTCATCACTAGTGAATCACAATTAATACGCATGGTTGATGTTCTCAAACCAATGGATGATTATTGGACGCAGCATTGCACGTATATTGTGCCCAGTAAACGCGTAGCAAATACAGCTAGTGCATTAGGCTTACGCAATATATTGATCAGTAACGGCGCCAGTGATAACGCCATTGTGACAACATTAAAAGGCATGGAATAA
- a CDS encoding uroporphyrinogen-III C-methyltransferase, protein MTDSSSSDKNTPDSTLKSTEQPTKKSAHVNKPTDSPSNPVRTSARTSLASPKQPISKTALVSLLLSLFTIAGVAALFYWHQQHASEQKTAINTQIQQNSEQFGQQVTQLLRQQQVDSQQQLTSALAEITAQHDARIAQLNAQISRLEQSSPEDWLLHEANYLIRIASRTIWFERDTQAAINLLKDADERLKALDSAEFLSIRQLIRADIEALKLVPELTTEEVTLTLMALEEQIAQLPLAMADIPEPIESEEDLTLSNNTADWRENLAKTWQRFKQDFITIRRRSGQVEPLMSPAHQQNLKENLSLTLQQAQWAASKENNTLYLASLNKAQSWLLTYFDTNESKTIKFNQALQVLKNETIEFQLPSSLQSLEAIKQHMSEPELETLPQPQTPLNSPTQQKEQQNDISEQHGDVI, encoded by the coding sequence ATGACTGACTCATCATCTTCTGATAAAAATACGCCTGACAGCACACTTAAAAGCACTGAGCAACCTACTAAAAAAAGCGCTCACGTTAATAAACCTACGGATTCGCCAAGCAACCCCGTTAGAACTAGTGCACGTACTTCCTTGGCTTCCCCTAAGCAGCCTATTTCAAAAACAGCACTTGTCTCACTTTTATTGTCTTTATTCACCATTGCAGGTGTAGCAGCCTTATTTTATTGGCATCAACAACATGCATCTGAGCAAAAAACGGCAATAAACACGCAAATACAACAAAACAGCGAGCAGTTTGGCCAACAAGTCACACAGCTTCTGCGTCAACAGCAGGTTGATTCTCAGCAGCAGCTTACCAGCGCATTAGCAGAAATAACGGCACAACACGACGCCCGTATTGCGCAATTAAATGCTCAAATCTCTCGATTAGAACAATCATCACCAGAAGATTGGCTTTTACATGAAGCAAACTATTTAATTCGTATTGCGAGTAGAACTATCTGGTTTGAGCGAGATACGCAAGCAGCAATTAACTTACTAAAAGACGCCGATGAACGCCTAAAAGCGTTAGATTCTGCTGAGTTCTTATCGATTAGACAATTAATCAGAGCCGATATTGAAGCGTTAAAACTGGTGCCTGAATTAACCACAGAAGAAGTAACATTAACGTTAATGGCCTTAGAGGAGCAAATTGCACAATTACCCTTAGCAATGGCTGACATTCCGGAGCCAATTGAAAGCGAAGAAGACTTAACGCTTTCAAACAACACTGCTGATTGGCGTGAAAATCTAGCCAAAACTTGGCAACGTTTTAAACAAGATTTTATCACTATTAGACGACGTAGTGGCCAAGTAGAGCCGCTAATGTCACCTGCCCATCAACAAAACTTAAAAGAAAATTTATCGCTGACTTTACAACAAGCTCAATGGGCAGCAAGTAAAGAAAATAACACGCTATATTTGGCATCGTTAAATAAAGCACAATCGTGGTTACTCACATACTTTGACACCAATGAATCAAAAACAATAAAATTTAATCAAGCGTTACAGGTGCTTAAAAATGAAACCATCGAATTTCAGCTGCCAAGTAGTTTGCAATCACTAGAAGCAATTAAGCAACACATGAGTGAACCTGAGCTTGAAACGCTTCCTCAGCCACAAACACCTCTAAACTCGCCTACACAACAAAAGGAACAGCAAAACGATATTAGCGAACAACACGGAGACGTTATATGA
- a CDS encoding heme biosynthesis HemY N-terminal domain-containing protein — protein sequence MKRLILALILFFAAVALSPVLIGEKGYILVAMGDYTIESTVVTALIAIIILFISLLITLKLLRGGLSLSFSAWHKIRFSGQRRALRNFQKGIAAYVLGDNKQAEHLLVKSADSIPFTETAYLMAANAANLQGLPDNTKHYLQQINGDQLDVKETGLESVLITIKLLLNHQEFSSARTLIDKYHKFIGHDDRLLALELDLSLIEQRFFYVVEQLNKAQKSKHFTQQQINSWQQAAFSGAFHQKITKESQQALNNYWNNLPRKVKQEETVLLAYCQVLAANRINKPLTDILLPTVKKGANDKFIYAIRQLPLTQVDALIQAVQKHLHHDAKNAKWLTALAHLSAMDQQWEMAEKAFNARLHLEQPVDTLDLTTFAHVLEQLNRPEQAISALKKAISISDVDNTLKISG from the coding sequence ATGAAACGCCTTATTTTAGCGCTTATTTTATTTTTTGCTGCAGTTGCACTCAGCCCTGTTCTTATAGGTGAAAAAGGGTACATTTTAGTTGCCATGGGCGACTACACTATTGAATCAACGGTTGTTACCGCCCTAATTGCTATCATAATTTTATTTATTAGCTTATTGATTACTCTGAAGTTATTGCGCGGCGGCTTATCATTAAGCTTTTCTGCTTGGCATAAAATTAGATTTTCTGGTCAACGACGGGCGTTACGCAACTTTCAAAAAGGCATTGCCGCTTACGTATTAGGCGATAATAAACAGGCTGAACATTTATTAGTTAAATCTGCTGATAGCATCCCTTTTACCGAAACTGCCTACTTAATGGCTGCAAATGCAGCTAACTTACAAGGATTACCGGACAACACAAAACATTATTTACAGCAAATAAATGGCGATCAACTCGACGTTAAAGAAACAGGATTAGAGTCAGTCTTAATCACGATAAAATTATTGTTAAACCATCAAGAATTTTCCAGCGCAAGAACACTTATCGACAAATATCATAAATTTATTGGTCACGATGACCGTTTATTGGCATTGGAACTCGATTTAAGCTTGATCGAACAACGCTTTTTTTACGTGGTTGAACAATTAAATAAAGCACAAAAAAGTAAACACTTTACACAGCAGCAAATAAACAGTTGGCAACAAGCTGCATTTTCAGGGGCTTTTCATCAAAAAATTACCAAAGAAAGCCAGCAGGCATTAAATAATTATTGGAATAACTTACCTCGTAAGGTTAAACAAGAAGAAACTGTTTTACTTGCCTATTGCCAAGTATTAGCTGCAAATCGCATCAATAAACCACTGACCGACATATTATTACCAACCGTTAAAAAGGGCGCGAATGATAAGTTCATTTATGCGATAAGGCAGTTACCGCTAACGCAAGTAGATGCATTAATTCAAGCGGTGCAAAAACATTTACACCATGATGCGAAAAACGCAAAATGGTTAACAGCACTCGCTCATTTATCAGCAATGGATCAACAGTGGGAAATGGCTGAAAAAGCCTTTAATGCCCGCCTACACCTTGAACAACCAGTAGATACACTCGATCTCACGACTTTCGCTCACGTATTAGAACAGCTTAATAGACCTGAACAAGCGATATCAGCATTAAAAAAAGCAATTTCTATTTCTGATGTTGATAACACTTTAAAAATAAGTGGTTAG
- the chrA gene encoding chromate efflux transporter — translation MWQIFNSFLILGCMSFGGPIAHIGYFHRTFVDEKKWLTEQAYSNIVALSQILPGPGSSQVCFAIGYQRGGIIGAILAFLAFTLPSFLLMWLFATTYSNYSEHPYLVTLITAFKLLAVVVVTDAVYTMFTQFCKSKATQTICLITAISLLLFPIPMNHLLILTLFALIGARYLSSESLSKAELIDNSRPKNYYWLIVFIAVFLLSLLTYTQPILSLFTRYFQVGSLVFGGGHVVLPLLQTATNDVVQNDIFMAGYAAAQGVPGPMFTFASFLGAIEISSAPMLGALTATLAIFLPGFLLMAAFLPNWQRLATHKKVAGAIIAINAAVVGLLISALYQPLFVSAVNSATDFAWVVAGILLLKVLKWSILRLLFLAVVSAILGSVDLSRVFLQPFIGI, via the coding sequence TTGTGGCAAATATTTAACTCTTTTCTAATACTTGGTTGTATGTCTTTTGGTGGGCCAATTGCTCATATTGGTTACTTTCATCGCACATTTGTTGATGAAAAAAAATGGTTAACTGAACAAGCCTATAGCAATATCGTTGCCTTATCACAAATATTACCTGGGCCAGGTTCAAGCCAAGTGTGTTTTGCTATTGGTTATCAGCGAGGAGGTATTATTGGCGCTATTTTGGCGTTTCTTGCTTTTACCTTGCCTTCTTTCTTACTGATGTGGTTATTTGCAACGACCTATTCTAACTATAGTGAGCATCCTTATTTAGTCACCTTAATTACTGCCTTTAAATTACTTGCTGTGGTGGTGGTGACTGATGCTGTGTACACCATGTTTACTCAGTTTTGTAAATCCAAAGCAACCCAGACTATTTGTTTGATCACAGCGATAAGTTTACTGCTTTTTCCTATTCCGATGAATCATTTACTGATTTTGACGCTATTTGCATTGATTGGGGCGCGATACTTATCATCAGAATCGTTGAGTAAAGCAGAGTTAATCGATAACAGCCGACCAAAAAATTATTACTGGTTGATAGTATTTATTGCGGTATTTTTACTGAGCTTGTTGACATACACACAACCCATATTGTCATTGTTTACTCGCTACTTTCAAGTGGGAAGTTTAGTTTTTGGTGGTGGTCATGTGGTTTTGCCGTTATTACAAACGGCGACTAATGACGTGGTACAAAATGATATTTTTATGGCGGGTTATGCTGCCGCTCAAGGTGTGCCTGGGCCAATGTTTACCTTTGCAAGTTTCTTAGGTGCTATAGAAATTTCATCTGCACCCATGCTCGGAGCATTAACAGCCACTCTTGCTATTTTTTTACCAGGCTTTTTATTAATGGCTGCTTTTTTACCTAATTGGCAACGTCTTGCGACACATAAAAAAGTTGCAGGCGCTATTATCGCGATTAATGCGGCAGTGGTTGGATTGCTCATCAGTGCGCTTTATCAACCACTCTTTGTTAGTGCAGTGAATTCGGCAACTGACTTTGCTTGGGTTGTTGCGGGAATATTGCTGTTAAAAGTATTGAAGTGGTCAATATTACGTTTGTTGTTCCTTGCTGTGGTTAGTGCGATATTAGGATCTGTTGATCTTTCGCGTGTATTTTTGCAGCCGTTTATTGGTATTTAG
- the arfA gene encoding alternative ribosome rescue factor ArfA translates to MSKKDNKNHTTEHGRGEIKHNYLAALVTSKAFKTQVVKAKKGKGSFSRKVKYQGRESYLMAA, encoded by the coding sequence ATGAGTAAAAAAGATAATAAAAATCATACCACTGAGCATGGTCGAGGTGAAATTAAGCATAATTATTTAGCGGCGCTGGTAACTTCAAAAGCGTTTAAAACACAAGTGGTCAAAGCTAAAAAAGGTAAAGGATCTTTTAGCCGTAAAGTTAAGTACCAAGGCCGAGAGTCTTATTTAATGGCAGCATAA
- a CDS encoding DUF2982 domain-containing protein, which produces MTSPIITIKPKAKCHGLFITLTSLLALLIITLISQFYWQQARFVLMFLILASIAGVTLGVLKLLEPKTSFYLSPQYLKFQHRKGYWQLEWQQILAIRPLTNDRGIVLDELNYIGLAIDNIDTFKDRISVRLANHLIHEQRPLVTYCVANELIKPEQAVINFEPYKCNNGEQIKGPIAGFLHQCQTLKQALGAHLFITDGNIDRSLTEFAALLRDCKTSSEHYIKKAR; this is translated from the coding sequence ATGACATCACCAATCATCACCATTAAACCGAAAGCTAAATGCCATGGGTTATTTATCACCTTAACAAGCTTACTTGCACTGCTCATTATTACTCTGATCAGCCAGTTTTATTGGCAGCAAGCTAGGTTTGTCTTAATGTTCTTGATACTGGCTAGTATCGCAGGCGTTACTTTAGGTGTATTAAAGTTATTAGAGCCTAAAACCAGCTTTTATTTGTCGCCACAATACTTGAAATTTCAACATAGAAAGGGCTACTGGCAGCTTGAATGGCAGCAAATATTGGCAATACGGCCGTTAACTAATGATCGTGGCATAGTACTAGATGAATTGAATTATATCGGCTTAGCAATTGATAACATCGATACTTTTAAAGACAGAATATCAGTTAGACTTGCTAATCATTTGATCCATGAACAACGACCGTTAGTCACTTACTGTGTCGCTAATGAGTTAATTAAACCCGAACAGGCTGTGATTAACTTCGAACCCTACAAATGTAATAATGGCGAACAAATAAAAGGGCCAATTGCTGGCTTTTTACATCAATGTCAGACATTAAAACAAGCCCTTGGGGCACATTTATTCATTACTGATGGTAATATTGATCGCTCACTCACCGAATTTGCAGCATTACTCAGAGACTGTAAAACAAGCAGTGAACATTACATAAAAAAAGCCCGCTAA
- the fre gene encoding NAD(P)H-flavin reductase: protein MKQVQCNVESITSLTKHVYKVLLRPEQKVDFLPGQYLNFIMDENDKRPFSIASSPNNELIELQIGAFGADSYPMQVIERIKAHDNVLVEIPLGGAELRQSSDRPIILLAGGTGFSYIKSMFEYLADTDSQREVLVYWGLREPSACYELEQTANTVEGLAHGKFIPVIETPHDDWSGRTGMVHKVVMSDITNLADYDIYVAGRFDMVGVVRTDFVANGANINHMFADAFAYI, encoded by the coding sequence ATGAAGCAAGTACAGTGTAACGTTGAGTCAATTACCTCATTGACTAAGCATGTATATAAAGTGTTATTGCGACCTGAGCAAAAGGTCGACTTTCTGCCCGGGCAATATTTAAATTTCATCATGGATGAAAATGATAAGCGTCCATTCTCAATTGCAAGTTCACCAAATAACGAACTAATCGAATTGCAAATAGGTGCCTTTGGTGCTGATAGTTATCCCATGCAAGTGATTGAGCGTATTAAAGCACATGACAATGTATTGGTTGAAATACCATTAGGCGGTGCAGAGCTGCGTCAAAGTAGTGATCGACCCATTATTTTGTTAGCGGGCGGAACAGGTTTTTCTTATATTAAATCTATGTTTGAATATCTTGCTGATACTGACAGCCAACGTGAAGTTTTAGTATATTGGGGTCTTAGAGAACCAAGCGCTTGTTATGAGCTCGAGCAAACAGCAAATACAGTTGAAGGCTTAGCACACGGTAAATTTATACCTGTTATAGAAACGCCGCATGATGATTGGTCGGGGAGAACAGGTATGGTGCATAAAGTTGTCATGAGTGACATTACAAATTTAGCAGATTATGACATTTATGTTGCCGGACGATTTGATATGGTGGGTGTGGTGCGAACTGATTTCGTCGCCAATGGTGCTAATATCAATCATATGTTTGCCGATGCATTTGCGTATATATAA
- the ubiD gene encoding 4-hydroxy-3-polyprenylbenzoate decarboxylase: MKYSDLRDFINQLEKLGQLKRISMPISTDLMMTEISDRTLRAGGPALLFENPEGYEIPVLTNLFGTPERVALAMGQQDVAALRDVGKLLAMLKEPEPPKGFKDALAKIPVYKQVLNMPAKVVKKAPCQEIVIAGDDVDLTKLPIQKCWPGDVAPLITWGLTVTKGPHKSRQNLGIYRQQLLGKNKVIMRWLSHRGGALDFQEWKQTNPGEKFPVSVALGADPATILGAVTPVPDSLSEYAFAGLLRGSKTEVVSCISNDLEVPASAEIVLEGYIDPEEMAPEGPYGDHTGYYNEVDDFPVFTVTHITQRKSPIYHSTYTGRPPDEPAILGVALNEVFVPILQKQFPEIVDFYLPPEGCSYRLAVVTMKKQYPGHAKRVMMGVWSFLRQFMYTKFVIVCDDDVNARDWKDVIWAMTTRMDPARDTTLIENTPIDYLDFASPVSGLGSKMGMDATNKWQGETDREWGVPIVMDETIKTAVDEIWCELGIEEIDKQRNEQ; the protein is encoded by the coding sequence ATGAAATATAGCGACTTACGAGACTTTATTAACCAGCTTGAAAAATTAGGTCAGTTAAAACGGATCAGTATGCCGATTTCAACTGATTTGATGATGACAGAAATAAGTGACCGCACGCTAAGAGCAGGCGGCCCTGCATTATTATTTGAAAATCCTGAAGGTTATGAAATTCCCGTACTTACCAATCTTTTTGGTACCCCAGAACGGGTTGCATTAGCAATGGGTCAACAAGATGTTGCTGCGTTGCGTGATGTAGGTAAACTACTTGCGATGTTAAAAGAGCCTGAACCACCAAAAGGCTTTAAAGATGCTTTAGCAAAAATACCTGTATATAAACAAGTTTTGAACATGCCGGCTAAGGTGGTGAAAAAAGCCCCCTGTCAAGAAATCGTAATAGCGGGTGATGATGTCGATTTAACTAAGCTACCTATTCAAAAATGCTGGCCAGGTGATGTTGCCCCTCTCATTACTTGGGGTTTAACCGTTACCAAAGGCCCGCATAAATCACGACAGAATTTAGGCATTTATCGTCAGCAATTACTGGGTAAAAATAAAGTGATCATGCGTTGGTTATCACACAGAGGCGGCGCATTAGATTTCCAAGAGTGGAAACAAACAAATCCTGGGGAAAAATTTCCAGTATCTGTGGCTTTAGGTGCTGATCCTGCTACTATTTTAGGTGCTGTAACGCCAGTTCCAGATAGTTTGTCTGAGTATGCATTTGCCGGGCTATTACGTGGAAGTAAAACTGAAGTTGTTAGCTGTATTAGTAACGATTTAGAAGTGCCTGCTTCGGCAGAAATTGTCCTTGAAGGCTACATTGACCCAGAAGAAATGGCACCAGAAGGGCCATATGGCGATCATACTGGTTACTATAATGAAGTTGATGACTTCCCCGTATTTACCGTTACGCATATTACTCAGCGTAAATCACCCATTTATCACAGCACCTATACAGGTAGGCCACCAGATGAACCGGCAATTTTAGGTGTTGCTTTAAACGAAGTTTTTGTGCCGATATTACAAAAACAATTTCCAGAAATTGTTGATTTTTATTTGCCGCCTGAAGGTTGTTCGTATCGATTAGCCGTTGTTACGATGAAAAAGCAATACCCAGGTCATGCGAAACGCGTGATGATGGGGGTATGGTCATTCTTACGACAGTTTATGTACACCAAGTTTGTTATTGTCTGTGACGATGATGTAAATGCTCGAGATTGGAAGGATGTTATCTGGGCGATGACAACGCGTATGGATCCTGCTCGTGATACAACCTTGATAGAAAATACGCCAATCGATTACTTAGATTTTGCCTCACCTGTTTCAGGCTTAGGCTCTAAGATGGGCATGGATGCAACGAACAAATGGCAAGGTGAAACAGACCGAGAATGGGGTGTACCCATCGTTATGGATGAAACGATTAAAACCGCAGTAGATGAAATTTGGTGTGAACTAGGCATCGAAGAAATAGACAAACAACGTAATGAACAGTAA
- the rho gene encoding transcription termination factor Rho: MNLTELKEKSVNELVKLAESMQLEDLARTRKQDIIFAILKKHAENDNDIFGGGVLEILQDGFGFLRSADSSYLAGPDDIYVSPSQIRRFSMRTGDTIAGKIRAPKKGERYFALLKVTEVNFDRPENSRNKILFENLTPIHPNQRITMERGNGSTEDITARVLDLASPIGKGQRGLIVAPPKAGKTLLLQNIAQSIAYNHPEAELMVLLIDERPEEVTEMQRLVKGEVVASTFDEPANRHVQVAEMVIEKAKRLVEHKKDVVILLDSITRLARAYNTVIPSSGKILTGGVDANALHRPKRFFGAARNIEEGGSLTIIATALIETGSKMDEVIYEEFKGTGNMELHLSRKIAEKRVFPAIHFNRSGTRREELLTKPDELQKMWILRKIVHEMGEIDAMEFMIDKLAMTKTNDEFFDSMKRK, encoded by the coding sequence ATGAATCTTACCGAACTTAAAGAAAAATCCGTCAATGAATTGGTTAAACTAGCTGAATCAATGCAGTTAGAAGACCTTGCTAGAACACGTAAACAAGATATTATTTTTGCAATACTCAAAAAGCATGCTGAAAATGACAATGACATTTTTGGTGGTGGTGTTTTAGAAATACTACAAGATGGCTTTGGCTTTTTACGTTCAGCTGATTCATCATATTTAGCTGGCCCAGATGATATTTACGTTTCTCCGAGCCAAATTCGACGCTTTAGTATGCGTACCGGTGATACCATTGCAGGTAAAATACGCGCACCTAAAAAAGGTGAACGTTACTTTGCATTATTAAAGGTCACAGAAGTCAACTTTGACCGCCCAGAGAATTCACGTAATAAAATCTTATTTGAAAATTTAACGCCGATTCATCCAAATCAGCGCATCACCATGGAACGTGGTAATGGCTCAACTGAAGATATTACGGCGCGAGTGCTTGATTTAGCCTCACCTATTGGTAAAGGCCAACGTGGTTTGATTGTTGCGCCGCCAAAAGCGGGTAAAACGCTATTACTGCAAAACATAGCGCAAAGTATTGCTTATAATCACCCAGAAGCTGAGCTTATGGTGCTATTGATTGACGAGCGCCCGGAAGAAGTAACAGAAATGCAACGCCTTGTGAAAGGCGAAGTTGTTGCATCAACCTTTGACGAGCCAGCCAACCGCCATGTACAAGTGGCAGAAATGGTGATTGAAAAAGCTAAGCGTTTAGTTGAACACAAAAAAGACGTGGTCATTTTGCTTGATTCCATTACCCGTTTAGCGCGTGCTTATAACACTGTTATCCCTTCATCAGGTAAAATTTTAACTGGTGGTGTTGATGCTAATGCCCTACACCGTCCGAAGCGTTTCTTTGGTGCAGCACGAAATATCGAAGAAGGTGGTAGCTTAACCATTATCGCTACAGCGTTAATTGAAACAGGCTCTAAAATGGATGAAGTGATTTACGAGGAGTTTAAAGGTACGGGTAATATGGAATTACACCTTTCTCGTAAAATTGCGGAGAAGCGTGTATTCCCTGCTATTCATTTTAATCGTAGTGGTACACGTCGTGAAGAGTTACTGACTAAGCCTGATGAACTGCAAAAAATGTGGATATTACGCAAAATAGTGCATGAAATGGGTGAGATTGATGCCATGGAGTTTATGATAGATAAGCTGGCCATGACAAAAACGAATGACGAGTTTTTTGACTCGATGAAACGTAAATAA
- the trxA gene encoding thioredoxin TrxA, with protein MSDKIVQLSDDSFEADVINASGLVLVDFWAEWCGPCKMIAPLLNDIADEYADKVTVAKLNIDQNDATPPKYGIRGIPTLLLFKDGAVADTKVGALSKTQLKEFIDANL; from the coding sequence ATGAGCGATAAAATTGTTCAACTATCAGATGACAGTTTTGAAGCTGACGTCATCAATGCATCAGGTCTAGTATTAGTTGATTTCTGGGCTGAGTGGTGTGGACCTTGTAAAATGATTGCACCATTACTTAATGATATTGCAGATGAATATGCAGACAAAGTAACGGTTGCTAAATTAAATATTGATCAAAATGATGCGACACCGCCTAAGTATGGTATTCGTGGTATTCCAACACTATTGTTATTTAAAGATGGTGCGGTAGCAGACACGAAAGTAGGTGCATTATCAAAAACTCAACTTAAAGAGTTTATTGACGCAAATCTATAG